One Aliiroseovarius sediminilitoris DNA window includes the following coding sequences:
- a CDS encoding ornithine cyclodeaminase — protein sequence MPPLPSELAYVPFVSVEHMMGLVHHIGIEKLLIELADEIEADFKRWELFDKTPRVASHSDVGVIELMPTSDGEMYGFKYVNGHPKNTKEGLQTVTAFGLLADVNSGYPKLLSEMTVLTALRTAATSAMAAKHLAPKGATTMAMIGNGAQSEFQCLAFKAICGIDTVRLYDIDPAATEKCARNLAGQGLTVIPCKTGEESMEGAQIITTCTADKQYATILTDNMIGEGVHINAIGGDCPGKTELHRDILLRSSIFVEYPEQTWVEGEIQQLDKDHPITELWRVITEQAKGRTDAKQITLFDSVGFAIEDFSALRYISKAIVGTEFFTQLDMLADPDDPRDLFGMLQRSAS from the coding sequence ATGCCGCCGCTTCCCTCTGAACTTGCCTATGTGCCCTTTGTGTCCGTTGAACACATGATGGGGCTTGTCCATCATATCGGCATTGAAAAACTGCTGATCGAACTTGCTGATGAGATCGAAGCCGATTTCAAGCGGTGGGAGTTGTTTGACAAAACCCCGCGTGTCGCCAGCCATTCGGACGTGGGCGTGATCGAGCTTATGCCGACCTCGGACGGCGAGATGTATGGCTTCAAATACGTGAACGGCCATCCGAAGAACACCAAAGAAGGGCTGCAAACCGTGACGGCGTTTGGTCTGTTGGCAGATGTGAACAGCGGATACCCCAAGTTGTTGAGCGAAATGACAGTGCTGACGGCCCTGCGCACGGCGGCGACCTCGGCGATGGCGGCGAAACATCTGGCGCCCAAGGGCGCGACGACGATGGCGATGATCGGCAACGGTGCGCAGTCCGAGTTTCAGTGCCTGGCCTTCAAGGCGATCTGTGGCATCGACACGGTGCGTTTGTATGACATCGACCCCGCCGCGACCGAGAAATGCGCCCGTAACCTTGCCGGGCAGGGGCTGACCGTCATTCCCTGCAAAACCGGTGAGGAAAGTATGGAAGGCGCGCAGATCATCACCACCTGCACCGCCGACAAACAATATGCGACGATTCTGACGGACAACATGATTGGCGAGGGCGTGCATATCAACGCCATCGGTGGCGACTGTCCCGGCAAGACCGAGCTGCATCGCGACATCCTGCTGCGGTCCAGCATCTTCGTGGAGTACCCCGAACAGACCTGGGTCGAGGGTGAGATCCAGCAGTTGGACAAGGACCACCCGATCACCGAGCTTTGGCGGGTGATCACCGAGCAGGCCAAGGGGCGGACGGACGCCAAGCAGATCACGCTGTTTGACAGTGTGGGTTTCGCGATCGAGGATTTCTCGGCGCTGCGCTACATCTCGAAAGCCATTGTCGGGACGGAATTCTTCACGCAGCTAGATATGTTGGCCGACCCCGATGATCCGCGCGATCTGTTTGGGATGTTGCAACGGTCCGCAAGCTAG
- the rocF gene encoding arginase, with the protein MTNIHLLGAPIEEGAGRRGCIMGPAAYRTAGLAEELASLGHEVADLGDAQRDEVGTLETEHSHLKLLPQVAGWVRSLHRHAYELAKQDVLPIYLGGDHALSMGTVTGHVAAAAEMGRPQFVLWLDAHSDFNVPASSPSGNIHGMPVAFACGLDGFPDMLGKPLPAQLDPQNLCLIGLRSVDGMERDLLQASGAHAYDMRAIDEHGLAKLLLPFLDRVAQANGLLHVSLDVDFIEPDIAPAVGTTVPGGATFREAHHIMEMLHDSGLVTSLDLVELNPFLDDRGRTARLMVDLTASLFGRRVLDRRTQSY; encoded by the coding sequence ATGACCAACATCCACCTGCTTGGCGCACCGATAGAGGAAGGCGCTGGTCGTCGCGGCTGTATCATGGGGCCTGCGGCCTATCGCACTGCCGGCCTGGCCGAGGAACTGGCATCGCTGGGTCACGAGGTCGCCGATCTTGGCGATGCGCAGCGCGACGAGGTCGGAACGCTTGAAACAGAACACAGCCATCTGAAATTACTGCCTCAAGTCGCGGGTTGGGTGCGCAGCCTGCACCGCCATGCGTATGAACTGGCAAAGCAGGATGTGTTGCCGATATATCTGGGCGGCGATCATGCGCTGTCCATGGGCACCGTCACCGGCCATGTGGCCGCTGCTGCCGAAATGGGTCGCCCGCAATTCGTGCTGTGGCTGGACGCACATTCCGATTTCAACGTTCCGGCATCCTCGCCAAGTGGGAACATTCACGGCATGCCCGTGGCGTTTGCCTGCGGGCTGGACGGATTCCCGGACATGCTGGGCAAGCCGTTACCCGCGCAACTTGATCCACAGAACTTGTGCTTGATTGGCTTGCGTTCGGTTGACGGGATGGAGCGGGATTTGCTGCAAGCCTCAGGCGCACATGCCTATGATATGCGGGCCATTGATGAACACGGGCTGGCCAAGCTGCTGTTGCCGTTTCTGGATCGGGTCGCGCAGGCCAACGGGCTTCTGCATGTCAGCCTTGACGTGGATTTCATCGAACCCGACATCGCGCCAGCCGTGGGCACAACGGTTCCCGGCGGAGCCACCTTCCGCGAGGCCCATCACATCATGGAGATGCTGCATGACAGCGGCCTTGTCACCTCGCTCGACCTGGTCGAACTGAACCCGTTTCTGGATGACCGTGGACGCACGGCGCGCCTGATGGTGGACCTGACCGCAAGCCTGTTCGGCCGCCGTGTGCTGGACCGTCGCACACAAAGTTATTGA
- the ctlX gene encoding citrulline utilization hydrolase CtlX: protein MPQSSLQAPSAVIMICPHRFHPNAETARDNGFQTDAPADAAENLAAQAQAEIRTAVQALREEGVQVHLFDDPRDDRPDAVFPNNWFSTHPGGHVAVYPMYSSNRRIERRPDILDMLKHRYRVQDIIDYSGLEQDGLFLEGTGAMVLDHVERVAYAARSKRTSEVLLERFCTHFNYEPMVFDAYDAAGLPIYHTNVLMCIGTDVALIGLETIRDVARRDEIRDRLSQGDREVIDLSQDQIADFAGNAIELQGRDGRLLAMSSRAMAAMAPAQRQRIETHLKILPLDIPTIEMAGGSVRCTIAGIHLSPRPHLTPEGEAQ, encoded by the coding sequence ATGCCACAAAGCTCGCTTCAGGCGCCAAGCGCCGTGATCATGATCTGCCCGCATCGTTTTCACCCGAATGCCGAAACGGCGCGGGACAATGGATTTCAGACTGATGCCCCCGCGGATGCCGCGGAAAACCTGGCCGCACAGGCGCAGGCCGAGATCAGAACAGCGGTGCAGGCCCTGCGCGAGGAGGGAGTGCAGGTTCACCTGTTTGACGATCCGCGTGATGACCGCCCGGACGCCGTGTTTCCGAACAACTGGTTCTCGACCCATCCTGGCGGGCATGTGGCGGTCTATCCGATGTATTCTTCGAACCGCCGCATCGAACGGCGCCCCGATATTCTGGACATGCTCAAGCACCGCTATCGTGTGCAGGACATCATCGACTATTCGGGGCTGGAGCAGGACGGGCTGTTCCTTGAAGGCACCGGGGCGATGGTGTTGGATCACGTGGAACGTGTGGCCTATGCCGCGCGGTCCAAGCGCACAAGCGAGGTATTGCTGGAACGGTTCTGCACGCATTTCAACTATGAGCCGATGGTGTTTGATGCCTATGACGCCGCCGGTTTGCCGATCTATCATACCAATGTGTTGATGTGCATCGGCACCGATGTGGCGCTGATAGGGCTGGAGACCATCCGCGATGTCGCGCGTCGGGACGAAATTCGCGACCGTCTTTCGCAGGGTGATCGCGAGGTCATCGACCTGTCGCAGGACCAGATTGCCGATTTCGCAGGCAATGCCATCGAGCTGCAGGGTCGCGATGGGCGACTGCTGGCGATGTCCTCGCGCGCCATGGCGGCCATGGCCCCAGCGCAACGCCAGCGAATTGAAACGCATCTGAAGATATTGCCGCTGGACATCCCGACGATCGAAATGGCGGGCGGGTCCGTGCGCTGCACCATTGCGGGCATTCACCTCAGCCCGCGTCCGCACCTTACCCCGGAAGGAGAGGCCCAATGA
- the trxC gene encoding thioredoxin TrxC has product MPSSAKMTCLECGSVNRVPTDKLGAGPKCGTCGAKLSDGKVRELDPTTLSKAAKNDDTPLLVDFWAPWCGPCRSMAPAFAQAARSMSPQARFAKVNTEDHPNVSMKNNIRGIPALILYQNGKEVARHAGAIPANAIEAFVRKNAKL; this is encoded by the coding sequence ATGCCCAGTTCTGCCAAAATGACTTGCCTTGAATGTGGCAGCGTAAACCGTGTTCCAACCGACAAGCTGGGCGCGGGTCCGAAATGCGGCACCTGCGGTGCGAAACTGTCGGACGGCAAGGTGCGCGAGTTGGATCCGACGACTCTCTCCAAAGCCGCAAAAAACGATGACACACCTTTGCTGGTGGATTTCTGGGCGCCTTGGTGTGGACCTTGCCGATCAATGGCGCCTGCGTTCGCACAAGCTGCACGGTCGATGTCTCCGCAAGCGCGGTTTGCGAAGGTCAACACGGAAGACCACCCCAACGTCTCGATGAAAAACAATATCCGAGGCATTCCAGCGCTGATCCTTTACCAAAACGGCAAAGAGGTCGCGCGTCATGCCGGGGCCATTCCAGCCAATGCAATCGAAGCATTCGTGCGCAAAAACGCGAAACTGTAG
- the gcvP gene encoding aminomethyl-transferring glycine dehydrogenase: MSFTPTGYKPYDFANRRHIGPSPSEMDEMFKTIGVKDLDDLIDQTVPRSIRQDDALDWGPALSEREALHKMRYTAAKNQVMRSLLGQGYHGTVTPPAIQRNILENPAWYTAYTPYQPEISQGRLEALLNFQTMISDLTGLEIANASLLDEATACAEAMTMGQRIAKSKATKFFVDEGCHPQNIAVMKTRAAPLGIEIVIGDPEQDLVADEVFGAIFQYPGTYGRVRDFTDQITALHEAKAVGIVSADPLALTVLKEPGAMGADIAVGSSQRFGVPMGFGGPHAAYMATADQHKRSMPGRLIGVSVDARGNQAYRLSLQTREQHIRREKATSNVCTAQALLAVMAGFYAVFHGPEGLKAIAQDVHLKTVRLAKGLENAGFTITSKHFFDTITVHVGALQNTVLKSAREEGINLRPVETEYVGITLDEATRPAVIEGVWRAFGITRSYDDSDNEYRLPDASLRTSDYLTHPVFHMNRAETEMMRYMRRLADRDLALDRAMIPLGSCTMKLNAAAEMMPVTWREFAYIHPMAPESQVEGYSEMIEDLKQKLCLITGYDDMSMQPNSGAQGEYAGLLTIQAYHRAQGQGERNVCLIPISAHGTNPASAHMVDMDVVVVKSAANGDIDLDDFRAKAEAAGDKLAACMITYPSTHGVFEETVREVCKITHDHGGQVYIDGANLNAMVGLSKLGEIGGDVSHLNLHKTFAIPHGGGGPGMGPIGVKAHLAPHLPGNGLIGEEGAVSAAPFGSGSILPISWAYVLMMGGDGLTQATKVAILNGNYIAARLKGAFDVLFTGHNGRVAHECIIDTRPYADSAGVTVDDIAKRLIDNGFHAPTMSWPVAGTLMIEPTESETKAELDRFCDAMLAIREEIREIEEGKIDPENNPLKNAPHTYVDLVGEWDRPYTREQGCFPAGSFRVDKYWSPVNRVDNAYGDRHLVCTCPPLSDYADES, encoded by the coding sequence ATGTCGTTCACGCCCACCGGTTACAAACCTTATGACTTCGCCAACCGCCGCCATATCGGCCCGTCACCATCCGAGATGGACGAGATGTTCAAGACGATCGGCGTCAAGGATCTGGATGACCTGATTGACCAGACCGTTCCCAGAAGCATCCGACAGGATGACGCTTTGGACTGGGGTCCGGCACTGTCGGAACGTGAGGCGCTGCACAAGATGCGCTATACGGCCGCGAAGAACCAGGTCATGCGCTCGTTGCTTGGTCAGGGGTATCACGGCACGGTCACGCCACCTGCGATCCAGCGAAACATTCTGGAAAACCCGGCTTGGTACACGGCTTACACGCCCTATCAGCCCGAGATTTCGCAGGGGCGGCTTGAGGCGCTCTTGAACTTCCAGACCATGATCTCGGACCTGACGGGACTTGAAATCGCCAATGCTTCGCTTCTGGACGAAGCCACCGCCTGCGCGGAAGCGATGACCATGGGGCAACGCATCGCCAAGTCGAAAGCCACGAAGTTCTTCGTGGACGAAGGCTGCCACCCGCAAAACATCGCGGTGATGAAAACCCGCGCGGCCCCCTTGGGGATCGAGATCGTCATCGGCGACCCGGAACAAGATCTGGTTGCGGACGAGGTGTTCGGTGCGATCTTCCAATATCCCGGCACCTATGGCCGCGTGCGCGATTTCACTGACCAGATCACCGCGCTGCACGAAGCGAAAGCCGTTGGTATTGTCTCCGCTGACCCGCTGGCGCTGACCGTGTTGAAAGAGCCGGGCGCGATGGGGGCTGACATTGCCGTCGGCTCTTCGCAGCGTTTCGGCGTGCCGATGGGCTTTGGCGGCCCACACGCCGCCTATATGGCCACCGCCGACCAGCACAAACGCTCGATGCCCGGTCGTTTGATCGGCGTCTCGGTCGATGCGCGCGGCAATCAGGCCTATCGCCTGTCCCTGCAAACCCGCGAACAGCACATCCGGCGTGAAAAAGCGACCTCGAATGTCTGCACCGCGCAGGCGTTGTTGGCGGTGATGGCCGGTTTCTATGCCGTTTTCCACGGCCCCGAAGGCTTGAAAGCCATCGCGCAGGACGTGCATCTGAAAACCGTGCGACTGGCCAAGGGGCTTGAGAATGCTGGCTTCACCATCACCTCGAAGCACTTCTTTGACACGATCACCGTGCATGTCGGCGCGCTGCAAAACACCGTGCTGAAATCTGCGCGTGAGGAAGGCATCAACCTGCGACCTGTCGAAACGGAATATGTCGGCATAACGCTGGATGAGGCCACTCGACCCGCCGTGATTGAAGGTGTCTGGCGCGCCTTTGGCATCACCCGCAGCTATGATGACAGCGACAATGAATACCGTCTGCCAGATGCCAGTCTGCGCACCTCTGACTATCTGACCCACCCAGTGTTCCACATGAATCGGGCCGAGACGGAAATGATGCGCTACATGCGTCGCTTGGCCGACCGCGATCTGGCCCTTGACCGCGCAATGATCCCGCTTGGCTCGTGCACCATGAAGCTAAATGCGGCTGCCGAAATGATGCCGGTGACGTGGCGCGAGTTTGCCTATATCCACCCGATGGCCCCGGAAAGCCAGGTCGAAGGCTATTCCGAGATGATCGAAGATTTGAAGCAGAAACTCTGCCTGATCACTGGCTATGATGACATGTCGATGCAACCCAATTCGGGCGCGCAGGGGGAATATGCGGGGCTTTTGACCATTCAGGCCTATCACCGGGCGCAAGGTCAGGGTGAACGCAATGTCTGCCTGATCCCGATTTCCGCGCACGGCACCAACCCGGCCTCGGCGCATATGGTCGATATGGATGTGGTTGTGGTCAAATCAGCGGCGAATGGGGACATCGACCTTGATGACTTCCGCGCCAAGGCCGAAGCGGCGGGCGACAAGCTTGCGGCATGCATGATCACCTATCCATCCACCCACGGCGTGTTCGAAGAAACCGTGCGCGAGGTTTGCAAGATCACCCACGACCACGGCGGGCAGGTTTATATCGACGGCGCAAACTTGAACGCCATGGTCGGCCTGTCGAAACTGGGCGAGATCGGCGGCGATGTCAGCCACCTCAACCTGCACAAAACCTTCGCCATCCCGCATGGCGGCGGTGGTCCCGGTATGGGGCCGATTGGCGTGAAGGCTCATCTTGCGCCGCATCTGCCGGGCAACGGTCTGATCGGCGAAGAAGGCGCGGTATCCGCTGCCCCCTTCGGATCGGGTTCAATCCTGCCGATCAGTTGGGCTTATGTGCTGATGATGGGCGGCGACGGACTGACCCAGGCGACGAAAGTGGCGATCCTGAACGGCAACTACATCGCGGCCCGTCTGAAAGGTGCGTTCGACGTTCTGTTCACCGGTCACAATGGCCGCGTGGCGCATGAATGTATCATCGACACGCGCCCCTATGCCGATAGCGCGGGCGTGACCGTCGATGACATCGCCAAACGTTTGATCGACAACGGTTTCCATGCCCCAACGATGAGCTGGCCCGTGGCAGGCACGCTGATGATCGAACCGACCGAGTCCGAGACCAAGGCCGAACTGGATCGGTTCTGCGATGCCATGCTGGCGATCCGGGAGGAAATTCGCGAGATTGAGGAAGGCAAGATCGACCCGGAAAACAACCCGTTGAAAAACGCGCCGCATACCTATGTGGACCTCGTCGGTGAATGGGACCGGCCCTATACCCGCGAACAGGGGTGTTTTCCGGCGGGCAGCTTCCGGGTGGACAAGTACTGGTCGCCCGTCAACCGCGTGGACAACGCCTATGGTGACAGGCATCTGGTCTGCACCTGCCCGCCCTTGTCGGACTATGCCGACGAAAGCTAA
- a CDS encoding DUF1513 domain-containing protein: MKRRSFLAGASASFGLGSLTAPSWAAAGAPDFITAGNRTDKTSWLVGLTRAGDVVFQIAIPSRGHAAAVNPEAAQAVAFARRPGRFAVVIDCANGREIARLETPEGRHFYGHGAFSADGRTLFTTENDFDAPAGVLGIWDVSDSYRRVGEVSSGGIGPHEILRLPDGGIVVANGGIQTHPNMERAKLNLPTMQTNLTYLNTEASIVDQIELTGAMHQNSVRHIAIDGDGGVVAALQWQGAPTRKVPLVMRHRIGTSVEFLSHPDQHLLKNYAGSIAVCPQTGEIAVTGPKGSTIIYFTQTGRSAGSAARSTASGVAPAPDGGLMITCDGGLVHRVDGAETFVPVDPEWSWDNHLIAL, translated from the coding sequence ATGAAACGCCGAAGTTTTCTTGCAGGCGCGTCTGCCAGTTTTGGACTGGGCAGTCTGACCGCACCTTCATGGGCTGCCGCCGGTGCGCCCGATTTCATCACGGCAGGCAATCGGACCGATAAAACCTCGTGGCTGGTGGGCCTGACACGCGCGGGCGACGTGGTGTTCCAAATCGCAATTCCCAGCCGGGGCCATGCGGCGGCGGTCAATCCGGAAGCTGCGCAGGCCGTTGCCTTTGCGCGTCGTCCGGGTCGCTTCGCCGTGGTGATCGACTGCGCCAATGGCCGCGAGATCGCACGGCTGGAAACGCCCGAGGGGCGGCATTTTTATGGCCACGGGGCCTTTTCGGCGGATGGGAGGACCCTGTTCACCACGGAAAACGATTTTGACGCCCCAGCGGGCGTCCTTGGCATCTGGGACGTGTCCGATAGCTATCGCCGCGTGGGCGAAGTGTCGTCTGGCGGCATCGGTCCCCATGAAATCCTGCGACTGCCCGATGGCGGCATTGTCGTCGCCAATGGGGGCATCCAGACCCATCCCAACATGGAGCGTGCAAAGCTGAACCTGCCGACGATGCAGACCAATCTGACCTATCTAAACACCGAGGCCAGTATTGTGGATCAGATCGAACTGACCGGCGCGATGCACCAGAACTCGGTCCGACATATCGCAATTGATGGCGACGGTGGTGTTGTGGCAGCGTTGCAATGGCAGGGTGCACCAACTCGGAAGGTGCCGCTGGTCATGCGCCACCGAATCGGAACGAGCGTCGAATTCCTGTCTCATCCCGATCAGCATCTGTTGAAAAACTACGCCGGATCCATCGCCGTCTGTCCGCAAACCGGCGAGATCGCCGTGACCGGACCAAAAGGCAGCACCATTATCTATTTCACCCAAACGGGTCGTTCGGCAGGCAGTGCCGCCCGATCGACCGCTTCAGGTGTAGCGCCAGCGCCGGATGGTGGCTTGATGATCACCTGTGATGGCGGCTTGGTTCATCGTGTGGATGGGGCGGAAACATTTGTGCCTGTCGATCCGGAATGGTCATGGGACAACCATCTGATCGCATTGTGA
- a CDS encoding di-heme oxidoreductase family protein has product MRRPVFLVLFLINGPMAMAEGHPPWGEPHLTAVSRTEAEISRIKAAVATAQHTPSPYENRSGGAATAMSPPAQSPFSQPSSGLTADQLLDFRLGEALFEKLWVQGPASTISSDGLGPLYNARACSACHVNDGRGYPPTDPTDPTPGLVLRLSQTSADGSRQPDPNYGFQIQDRAISGHVAEGSLRITYNTRPVPLADGYIVELREPDYMLTSPTYGALDDQTMTSPRIASPMIGLGLLEAIPEADILANADPDDKDGDGISGRPNRVWSREFDQWMLGRFGHKAGSPTIRQQTADAANGDIGLSSGLFPAPHGDCSEQQADCRAARNGNSASQRNQELGDTALDLMTFYAANLAVPVREKADDELVLSGKSLFHRSGCAACHQPAFVTHRLPDNPARSFQLIWPYTDLLLHDMGDGLADHRPERQATGREWRTPPLWGLGRTEQVGGKKSFLHDGRARSVLEAIMWHGGEAVAARENVRQLNTADRAALIAFLESL; this is encoded by the coding sequence ATGCGCCGCCCGGTCTTTCTGGTACTTTTTCTGATCAACGGCCCGATGGCGATGGCCGAGGGCCACCCCCCTTGGGGCGAGCCGCATTTGACCGCAGTTTCCCGCACCGAGGCCGAAATCAGTCGGATTAAAGCCGCTGTTGCCACCGCACAGCATACTCCCTCTCCTTACGAAAACCGCTCTGGCGGTGCAGCCACAGCGATGTCACCCCCGGCACAATCGCCATTTTCGCAACCTTCGTCGGGGCTGACTGCCGATCAGCTGCTCGATTTCAGGCTGGGCGAGGCGTTGTTTGAAAAACTCTGGGTGCAGGGACCCGCGTCAACCATTTCATCAGACGGGCTTGGCCCGCTTTACAACGCCCGCGCCTGCTCTGCCTGTCACGTCAATGATGGACGGGGATATCCGCCAACTGACCCCACCGACCCAACCCCCGGCCTCGTCTTGCGGCTGTCGCAGACCAGCGCGGACGGTTCGAGACAGCCTGATCCCAATTATGGGTTTCAGATCCAGGACCGGGCAATTTCAGGGCATGTGGCAGAAGGCTCGCTCCGTATCACCTACAACACCCGACCTGTGCCCTTGGCGGACGGATATATCGTTGAATTGCGCGAACCAGATTACATGCTCACCTCGCCAACCTATGGCGCACTGGACGATCAGACCATGACTTCCCCCAGAATCGCGTCGCCGATGATCGGGCTGGGACTGTTGGAAGCGATCCCGGAAGCAGACATCCTGGCGAATGCCGATCCTGATGACAAAGACGGCGACGGCATTTCCGGTCGCCCCAACCGCGTCTGGTCGCGCGAGTTTGATCAATGGATGTTGGGCCGGTTTGGTCACAAGGCAGGCAGCCCGACGATACGTCAACAAACCGCCGACGCGGCCAATGGCGATATCGGCCTGTCCAGCGGATTGTTTCCCGCACCGCACGGCGATTGCTCCGAGCAGCAAGCAGACTGCCGCGCTGCGCGCAATGGCAACTCCGCGTCGCAGCGCAATCAGGAGCTGGGTGACACGGCGTTAGATCTGATGACATTCTACGCCGCCAATCTTGCAGTTCCGGTGCGCGAAAAAGCAGATGACGAACTGGTTCTCAGCGGGAAGTCTCTGTTTCACAGGTCAGGCTGCGCAGCCTGCCACCAGCCTGCGTTTGTGACACATCGCCTGCCGGACAACCCCGCGCGATCCTTTCAGTTGATCTGGCCTTACACCGATCTGCTTCTGCACGATATGGGCGACGGGCTGGCGGATCACCGCCCGGAACGGCAAGCGACGGGTCGGGAATGGCGCACGCCGCCCCTGTGGGGTCTTGGCCGCACCGAACAGGTTGGCGGGAAAAAGAGCTTTCTTCACGATGGGCGCGCGCGTTCGGTGCTGGAAGCCATCATGTGGCACGGAGGAGAGGCGGTGGCGGCCCGCGAAAACGTCCGCCAGTTAAATACCGCAGATCGCGCTGCCCTGATCGCGTTTTTGGAGTCGTTATGA
- a CDS encoding imelysin family protein, which translates to MRKFATLVTACLMPAIVWAADPSPTIDHVALTGRVLAVLERQFGAFRNETATLSDTATAFCDGTTDRSQVDDALASAWRAWAPLDAYQFGPIETQAAALTVNFFPDKKNFVGRAVSDLLKRPVNEQADPTVIGASSAGTQGLPALERLLFDDMQTCPALVGVAGNLARIGTALYDGWFAPDGWADLVRDAGPDNPVYISHQEFTRQIFTALDFSILRLREHRIGRALGTYDRSFPSRAEAWRSGVTNDIMVAQIDGLTEIVDDGFAGAVSDATRAEITQIAQDIQTRVQAIGAPLSQALSDPQMRIRVETLQTKLNYLQLRLDQQIGEVLGVDAGFSAGDGD; encoded by the coding sequence ATGAGAAAATTCGCCACCCTTGTGACCGCCTGCCTGATGCCTGCAATTGTGTGGGCAGCCGACCCATCCCCGACCATCGACCACGTCGCGTTGACCGGCCGTGTGCTTGCCGTGCTGGAGCGTCAGTTTGGCGCGTTCCGGAACGAAACCGCCACCCTGTCCGACACCGCGACTGCATTTTGTGACGGGACCACCGATCGAAGCCAGGTTGATGATGCCCTTGCCAGTGCGTGGCGCGCATGGGCCCCGCTGGACGCCTATCAGTTCGGCCCGATAGAGACGCAAGCTGCGGCACTGACCGTCAATTTCTTTCCGGACAAGAAAAACTTTGTCGGACGTGCCGTGTCGGACCTGCTTAAGCGTCCCGTGAACGAACAGGCAGACCCCACCGTGATCGGTGCATCCAGCGCCGGCACTCAAGGGTTGCCCGCGCTTGAACGGCTGCTGTTCGATGACATGCAGACTTGCCCGGCACTGGTCGGCGTGGCGGGCAACCTGGCCCGGATTGGGACGGCGCTTTATGATGGATGGTTTGCACCCGATGGCTGGGCTGACCTTGTCAGGGACGCAGGTCCTGACAATCCGGTTTATATATCTCATCAAGAGTTTACCCGCCAAATCTTCACCGCGCTGGACTTTTCGATCCTGCGCCTGCGCGAACATCGCATCGGGCGGGCGCTTGGCACCTATGACCGCAGCTTCCCCTCACGGGCCGAGGCATGGCGGTCCGGCGTCACAAATGACATCATGGTCGCGCAGATCGACGGTTTGACCGAGATTGTCGATGATGGATTTGCCGGTGCCGTTTCCGATGCCACACGGGCCGAGATCACTCAGATCGCGCAAGACATTCAAACGCGCGTTCAGGCTATCGGCGCACCGCTGTCACAGGCGTTGAGCGACCCGCAGATGCGCATTCGGGTGGAAACCTTGCAAACCAAACTGAACTATTTGCAACTTCGGCTTGATCAGCAGATCGGCGAGGTTTTGGGGGTCGACGCCGGGTTCAGCGCCGGCGACGGTGATTGA
- a CDS encoding Lrp/AsnC family transcriptional regulator has translation MHIFDDLDRNLIAVLREDGRAPISKLAEILGVSRATVQARLDRLLDSGAVLGFTIRARQDHGPDGVHAIMMIEVSGRSTTAVIKRLRGLPELRSLHSTNGKWDLVAQLTAESLTDFDRVLRDVRVVEGITNSETSILLSTV, from the coding sequence ATGCACATTTTCGATGACCTTGACCGCAACTTGATCGCCGTCCTGCGCGAGGATGGCCGCGCGCCGATCTCCAAATTGGCCGAAATCCTCGGCGTTTCCCGCGCTACCGTGCAGGCGCGGCTTGATCGCCTATTGGACAGCGGCGCGGTGCTGGGCTTTACCATCCGCGCGCGACAGGACCATGGCCCGGACGGGGTTCACGCGATCATGATGATCGAAGTGTCGGGCCGATCCACGACCGCCGTTATCAAGCGTCTGCGCGGATTGCCGGAATTGCGCAGCCTGCATTCGACGAACGGGAAGTGGGATCTTGTGGCGCAGTTGACCGCCGAAAGCCTGACGGATTTCGACCGGGTGCTGCGCGATGTGCGGGTGGTCGAAGGGATCACCAACAGCGAAACCAGCATTCTACTCAGCACGGTCTGA